The proteins below are encoded in one region of Streptomyces marianii:
- the rpsG gene encoding 30S ribosomal protein S7 has protein sequence MPRKGPAPKRPVIIDPVYGSPLVTSLINKILLNGKRSTAERIVYGAMEGLREKTGADPVITLKRALENVKPSLEVKSRRVGGATYQVPIEVKPGRASTLALRWVVGYSRARREKTMTERLMNELLDASNGLGASVKKREDTHKMAESNKAFAHYRW, from the coding sequence ATGCCTCGTAAGGGCCCCGCCCCGAAGCGCCCGGTCATCATCGACCCGGTCTACGGTTCTCCTCTGGTGACCTCGCTGATCAACAAGATCCTGCTCAACGGCAAGCGTTCCACCGCCGAGCGCATCGTCTACGGCGCCATGGAAGGCCTCCGTGAGAAGACCGGCGCCGACCCGGTCATCACGCTGAAGCGCGCCCTCGAGAACGTCAAGCCGTCCCTCGAGGTCAAGTCCCGCCGTGTCGGTGGCGCCACCTACCAGGTGCCGATCGAGGTCAAGCCCGGTCGCGCCTCCACCCTCGCGCTGCGCTGGGTCGTCGGTTACTCCCGCGCCCGCCGTGAGAAGACCATGACCGAGCGCCTCATGAACGAGCTCCTGGACGCCTCGAACGGCCTCGGTGCTTCGGTCAAGAAGCGCGAGGACACGCACAAGATGGCCGAGTCCAACAAGGCCTTCGCGCACTACCGCTGGTAG
- the rpsL gene encoding 30S ribosomal protein S12 produces MPTIQQLVRKGRQDKVEKNKTPALEGSPQRRGVCTRVFTTTPKKPNSALRKVARVRLTSGIEVTAYIPGEGHNLQEHSIVLVRGGRVKDLPGVRYKIIRGSLDTQGVKNRKQARSRYGAKKEK; encoded by the coding sequence GTGCCTACGATCCAGCAGCTGGTCCGGAAGGGCCGGCAGGACAAGGTCGAGAAGAACAAGACGCCCGCACTCGAGGGTTCCCCTCAGCGTCGCGGTGTCTGCACGCGTGTGTTCACGACCACCCCGAAGAAGCCGAACTCGGCCCTCCGTAAGGTCGCGCGTGTGCGTCTGACCTCGGGCATCGAGGTCACGGCCTACATTCCGGGTGAGGGACACAACCTGCAGGAGCACTCCATCGTGCTCGTGCGTGGTGGCCGTGTGAAGGACCTGCCGGGTGTTCGCTACAAGATCATCCGCGGTTCCCTCGACACCCAGGGTGTCAAGAACCGCAAGCAGGCCCGCAGCCGCTACGGCGCCAAGAAGGAGAAGTAA
- a CDS encoding DNA-directed RNA polymerase subunit beta' yields the protein MLDVNFFDELRIGLATADDIRQWSHGEVKKPETINYRTLKPEKDGLFCEKIFGPTRDWECYCGKYKRVRFKGIICERCGVEVTRAKVRRERMGHIELAAPVTHIWYFKGVPSRLGYLLDLAPKDLEKVIYFAAYMITYVDEERRTRDLPSLEAHISVERQQVENRRDADLEARAKKLEADLAELEAEGAKADVRRKVREGAEREMKQLRDRAQREIDRLDEVWSRFKNLKVQDLEGDELLYRELRDRFGTYFDGSMGAAALQKRLESFDLEEEAERLREIIRTGKGQKKTRALKRLKVVSAFLQTSNSPKGMVLDCVPVIPPDLRPMVQLDGGRFATSDLNDLYRRVINRNNRLKRLLDLGAPEIIVNNEKRMLQEAVDALFDNGRRGRPVTGPGNRPLKSLSDMLKGKQGRFRQNLLGKRVDYSARSVIVVGPQLKLHQCGLPKAMALELFKPFVMKRLVDLNHAQNIKSAKRMVERGRTVVYDVLEEVIAEHPVLLNRAPTLHRLGIQAFEPQLVEGKAIQIHPLVCTAFNADFDGDQMAVHLPLSAEAQAEARILMLSSNNILKPADGRPVTMPTQDMVLGLFFLTTDEQEREVRGEGRAFNSTAEAIMAFDARELSLQAKIDIRFPIGTVPPRGWTPPVDEDGDDAVGTGPWQQGDSFRLTTTLGRALFNELLPEDYPFVDYTVGKKQLSEIVNDLAERYPKVIVAATLDNLKAAGFYWATRSGVTVAISDVVVPEAKKEIVAGYEAQDEKVQKQYERGLITKDERTQELIAIWTKATNEVAEAMNENFPKTNPIFMMVNSGARGNMMQMRQIAGMRGLVSNAKNETIPRPIKASFREGLSVLEYFISTHGARKGLADTALRTADSGYLTRRLVDVSQDVIIREEDCGTDRGLKLRIAERGADGVLRKADDVETSVYARMLAEDVVVDGKVIAPANVDLGDVLIDALVGAGVEEVKTRSVLTCESAVGTCAYCYGRSLATGKLVDIGEAVGIIAAQSIGEPGTQLTMRTFHTGGVAGDDITQGLPRVVELFEARTPKGVAPISEVAGIVRVEETEKTKKIVITPDDGSDEAAYPISKRAKLLVRDGDHVEVGQKLTFGATNPHDVLRILGQRAVQVHLVGEVQKVYNSQGVSIHDKHIEIIIRQMLRRVTIIESGDAELLPGELVERSKFEHENRRVVQEGGHPASGRPQLMGITKASLATESWLSAASFQETTRVLTDAAINAKSDSLIGLKENVIIGKLIPAGTGLARYRNIRVEPTEEAKAAMYSAVGYDDIDYSPFGTGSGQAVPLEDYDYGPYNQ from the coding sequence GTGCTCGACGTCAACTTCTTCGACGAGCTGCGGATCGGCCTGGCTACCGCTGACGACATCCGTCAGTGGTCCCACGGCGAGGTCAAGAAGCCGGAGACCATCAACTACCGCACGCTCAAGCCCGAGAAGGACGGACTCTTCTGCGAGAAGATCTTCGGTCCTACCCGGGACTGGGAGTGCTACTGCGGCAAGTACAAGCGCGTCCGCTTCAAGGGCATCATCTGTGAGCGCTGTGGCGTCGAGGTCACGCGCGCCAAGGTGCGCCGCGAGCGGATGGGCCACATCGAGCTGGCCGCTCCCGTCACCCACATCTGGTACTTCAAGGGCGTTCCGTCGCGGCTGGGCTACCTGCTCGACCTCGCCCCGAAGGACCTGGAGAAGGTCATCTACTTCGCCGCGTACATGATCACGTACGTGGACGAGGAGCGCCGCACGCGCGACCTGCCCTCGCTCGAGGCCCACATCTCCGTCGAGCGCCAGCAGGTCGAGAACCGCCGCGACGCCGACCTGGAGGCCCGCGCCAAGAAGCTCGAGGCCGACCTGGCCGAGCTCGAGGCCGAGGGCGCCAAGGCCGACGTGCGCCGCAAGGTGCGCGAGGGTGCCGAGCGTGAGATGAAGCAGCTGCGCGACCGCGCCCAGCGCGAGATCGACCGTCTCGACGAGGTGTGGAGCCGCTTCAAGAACCTCAAGGTCCAGGACCTCGAGGGCGACGAGCTGCTCTACCGCGAGCTGCGTGACCGCTTCGGCACGTACTTCGACGGTTCGATGGGTGCCGCGGCGCTGCAGAAGCGCCTGGAGTCCTTCGACCTGGAGGAGGAGGCCGAGCGCCTCCGCGAGATCATCCGTACCGGCAAGGGGCAGAAGAAGACCCGTGCGCTCAAGCGCCTCAAGGTCGTCTCCGCCTTCCTGCAGACCAGCAACAGCCCCAAGGGCATGGTGCTGGACTGCGTGCCGGTGATCCCGCCGGACCTGCGTCCGATGGTGCAGCTGGACGGTGGCCGCTTCGCGACCTCCGACCTGAACGACCTGTACCGCCGTGTGATCAACCGCAACAACCGACTGAAGCGTCTGCTCGACCTCGGTGCCCCCGAGATCATCGTGAACAACGAGAAGCGGATGCTGCAGGAGGCCGTCGACGCGCTGTTCGACAACGGCCGCCGCGGCCGCCCGGTCACCGGTCCGGGCAACCGCCCCCTGAAGTCCCTCAGCGACATGCTGAAGGGCAAGCAGGGCCGCTTCCGTCAGAACCTGCTCGGCAAGCGGGTCGACTACTCGGCGCGTTCCGTGATCGTCGTCGGCCCGCAGCTGAAGCTGCACCAGTGCGGTCTGCCCAAGGCCATGGCGCTGGAGCTCTTCAAGCCGTTCGTGATGAAGCGCCTGGTCGACCTGAACCACGCGCAGAACATCAAGTCGGCCAAGCGCATGGTCGAGCGCGGCCGCACCGTCGTGTACGACGTCCTCGAAGAGGTCATCGCCGAGCACCCGGTGCTGCTGAACCGTGCGCCCACGCTGCACCGCCTCGGCATCCAGGCCTTCGAGCCGCAGCTGGTCGAGGGCAAGGCCATCCAGATCCACCCGCTCGTCTGCACCGCGTTCAACGCGGACTTCGACGGTGACCAGATGGCCGTGCACCTGCCGCTGTCCGCGGAGGCGCAGGCCGAGGCCCGCATCCTGATGCTGTCCTCGAACAACATCCTGAAGCCGGCCGACGGCCGTCCGGTCACCATGCCGACCCAGGACATGGTGCTGGGCCTCTTCTTCCTCACCACGGACGAGCAGGAGCGCGAGGTGCGCGGCGAGGGCCGCGCGTTCAACTCCACCGCCGAGGCGATCATGGCGTTCGACGCCCGGGAGCTCTCGCTCCAGGCGAAGATCGACATCCGCTTCCCCATCGGCACCGTGCCGCCGCGCGGCTGGACCCCGCCGGTGGACGAGGACGGGGACGACGCCGTCGGGACCGGTCCCTGGCAGCAGGGCGACAGCTTCCGGCTGACGACCACCCTGGGCCGCGCGCTCTTCAACGAGCTGCTGCCCGAGGACTACCCGTTCGTGGACTACACGGTCGGCAAGAAGCAGCTCTCCGAGATCGTCAACGACCTCGCCGAGCGCTACCCGAAGGTCATCGTGGCGGCGACGCTCGACAACCTGAAGGCGGCCGGCTTCTACTGGGCGACCCGTTCCGGTGTCACCGTGGCCATCTCCGACGTCGTCGTTCCCGAGGCGAAGAAGGAGATCGTCGCGGGCTACGAGGCGCAGGACGAGAAGGTCCAGAAGCAGTACGAGCGCGGTCTGATCACCAAGGACGAGCGCACGCAGGAGCTCATCGCGATCTGGACCAAGGCGACCAACGAGGTCGCCGAGGCCATGAACGAGAACTTCCCGAAGACCAACCCCATCTTCATGATGGTCAACTCGGGTGCTCGCGGAAACATGATGCAGATGCGTCAGATCGCGGGTATGCGTGGTCTGGTGTCGAACGCCAAGAACGAGACGATCCCGCGTCCGATCAAGGCGTCCTTCCGCGAGGGTCTCTCCGTGCTGGAGTACTTCATCTCCACGCACGGTGCCCGTAAGGGTCTCGCCGACACCGCCCTGCGTACGGCCGACTCGGGTTACCTGACCCGTCGTCTGGTCGACGTCTCGCAGGACGTCATCATCCGCGAGGAGGACTGCGGCACCGACCGCGGTCTGAAGCTGCGGATCGCCGAGCGGGGCGCCGACGGCGTCCTGCGCAAGGCGGACGACGTCGAGACGTCGGTGTACGCGCGGATGCTCGCCGAGGACGTCGTGGTGGACGGCAAGGTCATCGCGCCGGCCAACGTCGACCTCGGTGACGTGCTGATCGACGCGCTCGTGGGCGCGGGTGTCGAGGAGGTCAAGACCCGCTCGGTCCTGACCTGCGAGTCCGCGGTCGGCACGTGCGCGTACTGCTACGGCCGTTCGCTCGCCACCGGCAAGCTGGTCGACATCGGTGAGGCGGTCGGCATCATCGCCGCCCAGTCCATCGGTGAGCCCGGTACCCAGCTGACGATGCGTACCTTCCACACCGGTGGTGTGGCCGGTGACGACATCACGCAGGGTCTGCCGCGTGTCGTCGAGCTCTTCGAGGCCCGTACCCCGAAGGGTGTCGCCCCGATCTCCGAGGTCGCCGGCATCGTCCGGGTCGAGGAGACCGAGAAGACCAAGAAGATCGTCATCACCCCGGACGACGGCAGCGACGAGGCGGCGTACCCGATCTCGAAGCGCGCCAAGCTCCTGGTGCGGGACGGCGACCACGTCGAGGTGGGCCAGAAGCTCACCTTCGGTGCCACCAACCCGCACGACGTGCTGCGGATCCTCGGCCAGCGCGCCGTCCAGGTCCACCTGGTCGGCGAGGTCCAGAAGGTCTACAACTCGCAGGGTGTGTCGATCCACGACAAGCACATCGAGATCATCATCCGGCAGATGCTGCGCCGCGTGACGATCATCGAGTCCGGCGACGCGGAGCTGCTGCCGGGCGAGCTGGTGGAGCGCTCGAAGTTCGAGCACGAGAACCGTCGCGTGGTCCAGGAAGGCGGCCACCCGGCCTCCGGCCGTCCGCAGCTGATGGGTATCACCAAGGCCTCGCTGGCGACCGAGTCGTGGCTGTCGGCGGCGTCCTTCCAGGAGACGACCAGGGTCCTGACCGACGCGGCGATCAACGCCAAGTCGGACTCCCTGATCGGCCTCAAGGAGAACGTCATCATCGGTAAGCTCATCCCGGCCGGTACGGGCCTCGCCCGCTACCGCAACATCCGGGTCGAGCCGACCGAGGAGGCCAAGGCCGCGATGTACTCGGCCGTCGGCTACGACGACATCGACTACTCGCCGTTCGGCACCGGCTCCGGCCAGGCCGTTCCGCTGGAGGACTACGACTACGGTCCGTACAACCAGTAA